One stretch of Halapricum desulfuricans DNA includes these proteins:
- a CDS encoding ORC1-type DNA replication protein yields MSDDPEEGMLSWDESVFRDEHVFEIDYVPETFRHRDSQMESLKYALRPAVRGSRPLNVIARGPPGTGKTTAVQKLFSELRAQTDVNVARVNCQVDSTRYSVFSRLFEHVFEYEPPASGISFKKLFGQITDRLVEDDEVLAVALDDVNYLFYEGEASETLYSLLRAHEAHSGAKIGVIVISSDLDLDVIEELDSRVQSVFRPEEVYFNRYGEREIVDILRERVDRGFHEDAVGPTVLDRVAALTAEQGGDLRVGIDLLRRAGMHAEMRASRVVELEDVEAAYDKSKYVHLSRHLRGLSDSEQVLVEALAEEGGGRAGDIYEAFHDRSELGYTRYSEIINKLDQLDIIDAEYTSVDGRGRSRELTLNYDADAVLERLE; encoded by the coding sequence ATGAGCGACGACCCCGAGGAGGGGATGTTGTCCTGGGACGAGTCGGTGTTCCGCGACGAGCACGTCTTCGAGATCGACTACGTCCCCGAAACCTTTCGCCATCGCGACAGCCAGATGGAGAGTCTGAAGTACGCGCTCCGACCGGCCGTCAGGGGATCGCGGCCGCTGAACGTGATCGCGCGCGGTCCGCCCGGAACCGGCAAGACGACCGCGGTCCAGAAGCTGTTCTCGGAGTTGCGCGCCCAGACGGACGTCAACGTCGCTCGCGTCAACTGTCAGGTCGATTCGACCCGCTATTCGGTGTTCTCGCGGCTGTTCGAGCACGTCTTCGAGTACGAACCGCCGGCGAGCGGCATCTCGTTCAAGAAGTTGTTCGGGCAGATCACCGACAGACTCGTCGAGGACGACGAGGTGCTCGCGGTGGCGCTGGACGACGTGAACTACCTCTTCTACGAGGGCGAGGCCAGCGAGACGCTGTACTCGCTGTTGCGCGCTCACGAGGCCCACAGCGGCGCGAAGATCGGCGTCATCGTCATATCCTCGGACCTGGATCTGGACGTGATCGAGGAACTGGACAGCCGCGTCCAGAGCGTCTTCCGCCCGGAGGAGGTCTATTTCAACAGGTACGGCGAGCGCGAGATCGTCGACATCCTGCGGGAGCGGGTCGATCGCGGATTTCACGAGGACGCCGTCGGTCCGACGGTGCTCGACCGCGTCGCGGCCCTGACCGCAGAGCAGGGCGGCGACCTGCGCGTCGGGATCGACCTCCTGCGGCGGGCGGGCATGCACGCCGAGATGCGCGCCAGCCGGGTTGTCGAACTCGAGGACGTCGAGGCGGCCTACGACAAGTCGAAATACGTCCACCTTTCTCGACATCTCCGGGGGCTATCCGACTCCGAACAGGTGCTGGTCGAGGCGCTCGCTGAGGAGGGCGGTGGCCGGGCGGGCGACATCTACGAGGCGTTTCACGACCGCTCGGAGCTGGGTTACACCCGCTATTCGGAGATTATCAACAAGCTCGACCAGCTCGACATCATCGACGCCGAGTACACCTCTGTCGACGGTCGCGGCCGGTCGCGGGAACTGACGCTGAACTACGACGCCGACGCCGTCCTCGAGCGACTGGAGTGA